The proteins below are encoded in one region of Desulfobacterales bacterium:
- a CDS encoding cation-translocating P-type ATPase, whose protein sequence is MTTECCDLCGLPLKYGAVTAQISGKTLRFCCYGCRQVYIMIMESTDAADPAQFRETEIYQRCVAAGIIPGSLEDLEDRRGKEKRAPAAEKALDEDEPSAGSGDYLPLNLHVEGMWCPACAWVIEETLNKSKGIKAANCLFSMDRVKLDYDPVVTSPKRIMERVKKLGYQAMPPGDESSRKRSRKAFIRFGVSAFLTMNVMMLSFALYSGFFTDLPKAAIANISWPIVIMASIVFVYGGAPIHRKAIAGLRAAAPGMEALITIGAASAFFYSFYNWLQGSIHLYFDTASMLITLVLIGKAVESWTRDRVQAQLGSFFALQPKKARIISGSFPEGRYAAASALSEGDMFRVMADEVIAADGRIIEGAARVDESSLTGEARPVDKTAGDRVSSGTRVLSGDLKIRATAVGRDSMVGQLTAIMENALAGKTGLEDVTDRVLRFFVPGIILLALATGAVCLGFGLGVRESWIRAITVMVISCPCALGVAIPLARVAGISLAGRAGILVHEFSAFDRIDQINAVIFDKTGTLTKGVWELLEIDTPEGHSEASVLELAAGLEAYSTHYIGEAIVGAAREKGVTPAAANGAAETENGISGDISGRRVMIGAARFLADHIPDADIINKSRDFESGRAVSEVYMSVDGRIAAVFRFGDTLRASSAALVQALKNKNIAVSLISGDGGPATRRVARELGITDAHGGMRPEEKAEFVNSMKNKGFQVAMVGDGVNDLPALASADLGIAVHSGRQIGREASAITLMGNEPRQILYFYALAGNVTRTIRQNLIFSFIYNIVSIPIAMSGLLNPLVAVTAMMLSSLSVTGNTLRLSTRAAKHREKQQAEETKGEAVPAASFAGAGK, encoded by the coding sequence ATGACCACCGAATGCTGCGACCTCTGCGGCCTGCCGCTTAAATACGGCGCGGTCACGGCCCAAATTTCCGGTAAAACCCTCCGGTTCTGCTGTTATGGCTGCCGCCAGGTGTATATAATGATCATGGAGTCAACCGATGCGGCGGACCCCGCGCAATTCAGGGAGACGGAAATTTACCAGCGCTGCGTGGCGGCGGGGATCATTCCGGGATCCCTCGAGGATTTGGAGGATCGCCGCGGAAAAGAAAAGCGGGCCCCGGCTGCGGAAAAAGCGCTGGATGAAGATGAGCCGTCCGCGGGCTCAGGGGATTATCTGCCCCTTAATTTACACGTCGAGGGGATGTGGTGCCCGGCCTGTGCCTGGGTAATCGAGGAAACCTTAAATAAGTCCAAAGGCATTAAAGCGGCCAACTGCCTGTTTTCAATGGACCGTGTCAAGCTTGATTACGATCCGGTGGTAACCTCGCCCAAGCGCATCATGGAGAGGGTCAAAAAGCTCGGCTACCAGGCCATGCCGCCCGGGGATGAAAGCAGCCGGAAGCGTTCGCGCAAAGCCTTCATCCGTTTCGGCGTTTCGGCATTTCTCACCATGAACGTCATGATGCTCTCCTTTGCGCTGTATTCCGGGTTTTTTACCGATCTCCCGAAAGCCGCCATCGCCAATATTTCATGGCCCATCGTGATTATGGCAAGCATTGTTTTTGTCTACGGCGGCGCCCCGATTCACAGAAAAGCCATTGCCGGCCTGCGGGCCGCGGCCCCCGGCATGGAGGCGCTTATCACAATCGGGGCGGCCAGCGCCTTTTTTTACAGCTTCTATAACTGGCTTCAGGGAAGCATCCATCTCTACTTTGATACGGCCTCCATGCTGATTACCCTGGTGCTTATCGGAAAGGCTGTTGAGAGCTGGACCCGGGACCGGGTTCAGGCCCAGCTGGGCAGCTTCTTTGCCCTTCAGCCGAAAAAGGCCCGGATCATCAGCGGGTCTTTTCCCGAGGGCCGGTACGCGGCGGCGTCGGCGCTTTCCGAAGGGGATATGTTCCGGGTGATGGCCGATGAGGTGATTGCCGCGGACGGCCGGATCATTGAGGGAGCCGCCCGCGTGGACGAGAGTTCGCTCACCGGCGAGGCGCGGCCGGTGGATAAAACCGCGGGCGACCGGGTGAGCAGCGGCACCCGGGTCCTCTCCGGAGACTTGAAGATCAGGGCCACAGCTGTGGGGCGGGATTCAATGGTCGGGCAGCTGACCGCGATCATGGAAAACGCGCTTGCCGGCAAAACCGGGCTTGAAGACGTGACCGACCGGGTGCTCCGGTTTTTTGTGCCGGGCATCATCCTCCTGGCGCTGGCGACCGGGGCCGTCTGCCTGGGATTTGGGCTGGGCGTTCGTGAATCCTGGATCCGGGCGATCACAGTGATGGTCATCTCGTGCCCGTGCGCGCTGGGGGTGGCCATTCCTTTAGCGCGGGTGGCCGGGATATCGCTGGCCGGCCGGGCCGGCATCCTGGTGCATGAGTTTTCGGCGTTTGACCGGATTGATCAGATCAATGCGGTTATTTTCGATAAAACCGGGACCCTTACAAAAGGGGTCTGGGAATTGCTGGAAATTGACACCCCGGAGGGACACTCAGAGGCGTCGGTATTGGAACTGGCCGCCGGGCTGGAGGCTTATTCTACGCACTACATTGGCGAGGCCATTGTCGGCGCCGCCCGGGAAAAGGGTGTTACACCGGCCGCCGCAAACGGCGCGGCGGAAACCGAAAACGGCATCTCCGGCGATATAAGCGGCCGCCGGGTCATGATCGGCGCCGCCCGGTTTCTGGCAGACCATATTCCAGATGCCGATATTATCAACAAAAGCCGGGATTTCGAATCCGGCCGGGCGGTATCCGAGGTCTATATGAGTGTTGACGGCAGAATCGCCGCGGTGTTTCGATTCGGCGACACCCTGCGGGCATCGAGCGCCGCCCTGGTGCAGGCGCTTAAGAATAAAAATATCGCCGTCTCGCTTATTTCAGGCGACGGCGGGCCGGCAACCCGGCGTGTGGCCAGGGAGCTTGGCATCACGGACGCCCATGGCGGCATGCGGCCCGAGGAGAAGGCGGAATTCGTCAATTCCATGAAAAACAAGGGGTTTCAGGTGGCCATGGTGGGCGACGGGGTCAATGACTTGCCCGCGCTCGCCTCCGCCGATCTGGGGATCGCCGTACACAGCGGCCGGCAGATCGGACGGGAGGCATCGGCCATAACCCTGATGGGCAATGAACCCCGCCAGATCCTTTATTTTTATGCGCTTGCCGGAAATGTGACCCGAACCATCCGGCAGAATTTGATTTTTTCATTTATATATAATATCGTCAGCATTCCGATTGCCATGAGCGGACTTTTAAATCCCCTGGTGGCGGTGACGGCCATGATGCTCTCAAGCCTCAGCGTGACCGGCAATACCCTGCGCTTAAGTACCCGGGCCGCCAAACATCGGGAAAAGCAACAGGCAGAGGAGACAAAGGGGGAGGCGGTGCCGGCGGCGTCGTTTGCCGGGGCAGGGAAATAA
- a CDS encoding inositol-3-phosphate synthase → MTNSSNKGVLILAAGIRGAIGSTLAAAVCAVKDNPDLILPYLMTGEKFDWLGKPVDTEIAGWDISEGSITDALARQGVLQKGIWRPYAETIDRLPVKAAPEPGAPLKAQVEQIKAEIKAFMGEFPDHAPVLVNLLPAGNCHDLDRFLNLSDLYAAVSEPPISDIPYVLAAVEAGVPVVNFTPNAVEIPSVVNTARETGVPIAGRDGKTGQTYFKVVLAAAFRARALFVNGWYSLNILGNADGENLMDPEHAACKLENKTDVLADVLGYSPGMRQYGKSAHKVHIDYYPPRGDAKEAWDVIDFESIFGLPMSLRLNLQGRDSILAAPMVLDLSRWAAAAKTAGCAGLIPELAFYFKKTFGDAPASFEGQLAALDNFENDLNTRVSKEF, encoded by the coding sequence ATGACAAATAGTTCCAATAAAGGCGTATTGATACTCGCTGCAGGCATCAGGGGGGCGATCGGATCGACCCTGGCGGCGGCGGTATGCGCGGTAAAAGATAACCCGGACCTGATTCTGCCCTACCTGATGACCGGCGAAAAGTTTGACTGGCTGGGCAAGCCTGTGGATACTGAAATCGCCGGCTGGGATATAAGCGAGGGTTCTATAACCGATGCGCTTGCCCGGCAGGGGGTTCTGCAAAAAGGCATCTGGCGCCCCTATGCGGAAACTATCGACCGATTGCCGGTAAAGGCGGCCCCGGAACCCGGCGCGCCGCTGAAAGCGCAGGTCGAGCAGATAAAGGCGGAAATAAAGGCATTTATGGGGGAGTTTCCCGATCATGCCCCGGTGCTGGTAAACCTCCTGCCCGCAGGGAACTGCCATGATCTGGACCGGTTTTTAAATCTTTCAGACCTCTATGCCGCGGTCAGCGAGCCGCCCATTAGCGATATTCCCTATGTGCTGGCGGCGGTGGAAGCGGGCGTGCCGGTGGTCAATTTTACGCCCAATGCTGTTGAGATCCCGTCGGTCGTCAATACCGCCCGGGAAACCGGCGTTCCCATCGCCGGCCGGGACGGAAAAACCGGCCAGACCTACTTCAAGGTGGTCCTGGCGGCCGCATTCCGGGCCCGGGCCCTGTTTGTCAACGGGTGGTACAGCCTGAACATACTGGGCAACGCGGACGGCGAAAACCTGATGGACCCGGAGCATGCCGCATGCAAGCTCGAGAACAAGACCGATGTGCTGGCGGATGTGCTGGGTTATTCTCCCGGCATGCGCCAATACGGAAAATCCGCCCACAAGGTGCATATCGATTACTACCCGCCCCGGGGCGATGCCAAAGAGGCCTGGGATGTAATCGATTTTGAGAGCATTTTCGGGCTGCCCATGAGTCTTCGCTTAAACCTCCAGGGCCGGGACTCCATTCTGGCTGCGCCCATGGTGCTGGATCTGTCGCGCTGGGCGGCGGCAGCGAAAACAGCGGGGTGTGCGGGCCTCATCCCGGAGCTTGCCTTTTACTTTAAAAAGACCTTCGGGGATGCGCCGGCAAGCTTTGAAGGCCAGCTGGCGGCACTCGACAATTTTGAGAATGATTTAAACACCCGGGTGAGCAAGGAGTTTTAA
- a CDS encoding sugar phosphate isomerase/epimerase family protein, with the protein MIFGYSTNAFTQYSIAEALRRIAALGFAGTEIMCDRPHLYPPDFDQEALDGIKQVLDINNLRVTNLNSFTLFAVGNTYLPSWIEEQPERRLVRIQHTQQCLHIAKTLGCRNISIPPGGPLTNGTRKEAMELFHQGLESVIPLAEELNIKLLVEPEPDLLIERTEEFREFIKDVHSPQVGINFDIGHFFCAGENPAHALEDLFEWVGHVHLEDIGKSRIHHHLVPGDGAVDFAEVFQTMKRLGYGGDITLELYPYANGPEVAGRASLEFIRPLFAEAGIDIA; encoded by the coding sequence ATGATATTCGGCTACAGCACCAATGCATTCACCCAATACAGCATTGCCGAGGCGCTCAGAAGAATCGCGGCCTTAGGATTTGCCGGAACGGAGATCATGTGCGACCGGCCCCACCTGTATCCGCCGGATTTTGATCAGGAGGCGCTTGACGGTATCAAACAGGTGCTTGATATAAACAATCTTCGGGTTACCAATCTAAACAGCTTCACCCTGTTTGCCGTGGGCAACACCTATCTGCCCTCCTGGATCGAAGAGCAGCCGGAGCGTCGCCTGGTCCGCATTCAGCACACCCAGCAGTGTCTGCATATCGCAAAGACCCTGGGCTGCCGCAACATTTCGATTCCCCCCGGCGGCCCCCTGACCAATGGGACCCGAAAAGAGGCCATGGAGCTTTTTCACCAGGGACTGGAAAGCGTCATCCCGCTGGCCGAAGAGCTCAACATCAAACTCCTGGTGGAGCCGGAGCCGGATCTTTTGATCGAGCGAACCGAGGAATTCAGGGAGTTTATCAAGGATGTCCATTCCCCGCAGGTGGGCATCAACTTTGATATCGGCCATTTCTTCTGTGCCGGTGAAAACCCGGCCCATGCCCTGGAAGATCTTTTTGAATGGGTCGGCCACGTTCACCTGGAAGATATCGGAAAAAGCCGGATACATCACCACCTGGTACCCGGAGACGGGGCGGTTGATTTTGCCGAAGTGTTTCAAACCATGAAGCGGCTGGGCTATGGCGGGGATATCACCCTTGAGCTCTATCCCTATGCCAACGGGCCGGAAGTGGCCGGCCGTGCCAGCCTTGAGTTTATCCGGCCCCTGTTTGCCGAGGCCGGGATTGATATTGCCTGA
- the ubiG gene encoding bifunctional 2-polyprenyl-6-hydroxyphenol methylase/3-demethylubiquinol 3-O-methyltransferase UbiG, with product MDPAEKNIDDAEIRYFEHHAADWWQRKGSLKALHDINPLRLKYVADRADIAGREVLDIGCGGGILSEALAHAGGRVTGIDLAPSALSAARAHREISGLSIDYREASAEPLAMEMPERFDIIVSMELLEHVPNPGSVLAACERLAKPGGDIFLSTINRTWLSRLMVILIAEYVLGIVEKGTHHYHKFIRPRELEKWACEAGLSVLDCSGFLYLPFMGRAYLTRSAPMNYMLHLKKTGE from the coding sequence ATGGACCCGGCGGAAAAAAATATCGATGACGCCGAGATCCGCTATTTTGAGCATCACGCGGCCGACTGGTGGCAGCGGAAGGGAAGCCTTAAGGCGCTTCATGACATAAATCCCCTGCGCCTTAAGTATGTTGCCGACCGCGCGGACATCGCCGGCCGCGAGGTTCTGGATATCGGCTGCGGCGGGGGGATCCTCTCAGAGGCCCTGGCGCATGCCGGCGGCCGGGTGACCGGCATTGATCTGGCCCCATCCGCCCTTTCCGCCGCCCGGGCCCACCGGGAAATTTCCGGGCTCTCCATTGACTACCGCGAGGCCTCGGCCGAACCCCTGGCCATGGAGATGCCGGAGCGCTTCGATATCATTGTCTCTATGGAATTGCTGGAGCATGTGCCGAATCCCGGCTCCGTTCTGGCGGCCTGCGAGCGTTTGGCCAAGCCCGGCGGGGATATTTTCCTGTCCACCATCAACCGGACCTGGCTTTCCCGGCTGATGGTGATTCTGATTGCCGAATATGTGCTTGGAATTGTTGAAAAAGGGACGCATCACTACCACAAATTTATCCGGCCCCGGGAGCTTGAAAAGTGGGCCTGCGAAGCCGGGCTTTCCGTGCTCGACTGCTCGGGGTTTCTGTATCTGCCGTTCATGGGCCGCGCCTATCTGACCCGGTCCGCCCCGATGAACTATATGTTGCATCTGAAGAAAACCGGCGAGTAA
- the ubiE gene encoding bifunctional demethylmenaquinone methyltransferase/2-methoxy-6-polyprenyl-1,4-benzoquinol methylase UbiE — protein MKLFNIPGWFDRSGREKMFDEYVEASGTARFGFREMSREEKEKAVLEHFNRVAPKYDFMNTLLSFGIHYAWKRTAIRMLDLKPGDQVLDVCGGTGDLAVFAARRIGAAGNVFIYDMNRAMMEAGRDRPRNESLARHLHYIQGDAEQIAFSEDLFDAATVGFGIRNLTHLKKGFSEMYRVLKPGGKIMCLEFSKPVNPVFRTLYDWYSFHVMPLLGTLLAGSSQSYSCLSETIRMFASADELKEILEAIGFTNVAYKRLTNGIAAIHLGRKPL, from the coding sequence ATGAAACTATTCAACATCCCCGGATGGTTTGATCGAAGCGGCCGGGAAAAAATGTTTGATGAATATGTGGAGGCATCCGGCACCGCCCGTTTCGGGTTCCGGGAGATGAGCCGCGAGGAGAAGGAAAAGGCGGTACTTGAGCATTTCAACCGGGTGGCGCCCAAGTATGACTTTATGAACACGCTTTTGAGCTTCGGCATCCATTATGCCTGGAAGCGGACTGCCATCCGCATGCTGGATTTAAAACCGGGGGATCAGGTGCTGGATGTGTGCGGCGGCACCGGGGACCTGGCGGTTTTTGCGGCCCGGCGGATCGGGGCGGCCGGCAACGTGTTTATCTATGACATGAACCGGGCCATGATGGAAGCCGGCCGGGACCGGCCCCGGAATGAATCCCTTGCCCGGCATCTCCATTATATTCAGGGCGATGCGGAACAGATCGCCTTTTCGGAGGACCTGTTTGACGCGGCCACGGTGGGATTCGGTATCCGGAACCTCACGCACCTCAAAAAAGGCTTTTCCGAAATGTACCGGGTGTTAAAGCCGGGCGGCAAAATTATGTGCCTGGAGTTTTCAAAGCCGGTAAACCCCGTTTTCCGGACCCTGTATGACTGGTATTCCTTCCATGTGATGCCGCTTCTGGGAACCCTCCTGGCCGGCTCCAGCCAGTCCTACAGCTGTCTTTCCGAAACCATCCGGATGTTTGCCTCAGCCGACGAATTAAAGGAGATCCTTGAGGCCATCGGCTTTACCAATGTCGCCTACAAACGCCTCACCAACGGCATCGCCGCGATTCATCTGGGACGGAAACCCCTTTAG
- a CDS encoding sulfite exporter TauE/SafE family protein produces the protein MLSTSPIYLIFFTSGLAVGFGHCIGMCGPIVISLSLNIRDRSSLFPNLFYNFGRTITYGILGAIMGGAASFTRFTQGIGGIQQGVMIGAGILIVVMGVAMTGWFPAHRLFGNFTPAAQMINKYFKRLFAHQNNLVFLPIGMLLGLLPCGPVYTAMIAAARTGMDAASTIEGILSGAAVMVCFGLGTIPALLILSQISNVRWLKRRDLIYKFGGVLMIGMGIYFVWKAVIF, from the coding sequence ATGTTGTCTACTAGCCCGATTTACCTTATCTTTTTTACTTCCGGTCTTGCCGTGGGCTTCGGCCACTGCATCGGCATGTGCGGCCCGATTGTGATATCGCTTTCCTTAAACATCAGGGACCGTTCCTCTCTTTTCCCCAATCTCTTCTATAACTTCGGCCGCACTATCACCTACGGCATTTTGGGCGCGATTATGGGCGGGGCCGCCTCGTTTACGCGGTTTACCCAGGGCATCGGCGGCATCCAGCAGGGAGTGATGATCGGGGCGGGCATTCTGATTGTGGTGATGGGTGTGGCCATGACCGGATGGTTTCCTGCCCACCGCCTTTTCGGCAATTTCACGCCGGCCGCGCAGATGATCAACAAGTATTTCAAGCGGCTGTTTGCCCATCAGAACAACCTGGTGTTTCTGCCCATCGGCATGCTTCTGGGGCTGCTCCCGTGCGGGCCGGTCTATACCGCCATGATCGCCGCGGCCCGGACCGGGATGGATGCGGCCTCAACAATTGAGGGGATACTTTCGGGTGCGGCCGTGATGGTCTGTTTCGGCTTGGGGACGATCCCCGCGCTGCTAATTTTGTCACAGATATCAAACGTCCGGTGGTTAAAGCGCCGGGATTTGATATATAAATTCGGCGGGGTGCTGATGATCGGGATGGGGATTTATTTTGTGTGGAAGGCGGTCATATTTTAA
- a CDS encoding UbiA family prenyltransferase: MDSTSYINIERIKLFLALSRTPHGMLDMATPAFAVLLYLQGVPSMRVVLIGLLTAFAGYTAVYAFNDIIDYRSDRKRFTQPQADTGGYLDSIMVRHPMAQGLLSLKEGIVWAMGWSVVALVGAYLLNPVCVLIFLAGAGLETIYCLLWRVSPLRAVVSGFVKNMGAVAAIFAVDPHPSPVFLLILFLCLFFWEIGGQNIPADWTDIEEDRRFDAKTIPVRLGEEKSAALALLCLVLAVFLGVILFLMSYPDVKWMAAMPIVLLIGFLLLLRPAFQLYLTKQRESAMALFNKASYFPVSMLIVSFILIFF; encoded by the coding sequence ATGGACTCCACAAGCTATATCAATATCGAGCGGATCAAGCTTTTCCTGGCCCTTTCCCGGACGCCGCACGGCATGCTGGATATGGCCACGCCGGCGTTTGCGGTGCTCTTATACCTGCAGGGCGTTCCGTCCATGCGCGTTGTTTTGATCGGCCTTCTGACCGCGTTTGCCGGATACACGGCTGTGTATGCGTTTAATGATATCATCGACTACCGCTCGGACAGAAAACGCTTCACCCAGCCCCAGGCGGATACCGGCGGCTACCTGGACTCCATTATGGTGCGCCACCCTATGGCCCAGGGGCTGCTATCGCTCAAGGAGGGCATTGTCTGGGCGATGGGCTGGTCCGTTGTGGCGCTCGTGGGCGCGTACCTCTTAAATCCGGTATGCGTGCTGATTTTTCTGGCCGGTGCGGGCCTTGAAACTATTTACTGCCTGCTCTGGCGGGTGAGCCCGCTTCGGGCCGTGGTCAGCGGATTTGTCAAAAACATGGGCGCGGTGGCGGCGATCTTTGCCGTGGACCCCCACCCCTCGCCGGTTTTTTTGCTGATTTTGTTTCTCTGCCTGTTTTTCTGGGAGATCGGCGGCCAGAACATTCCGGCGGACTGGACCGATATTGAGGAAGACCGGCGCTTTGACGCCAAAACCATTCCCGTGCGGCTGGGCGAGGAAAAATCGGCCGCCCTGGCCCTTTTATGCCTGGTCCTTGCGGTTTTCCTGGGTGTAATTCTTTTTCTGATGAGCTATCCGGATGTTAAATGGATGGCGGCGATGCCGATAGTACTCCTGATTGGGTTTCTGCTGCTTTTGCGGCCGGCCTTCCAGCTTTACCTGACAAAGCAGCGGGAATCCGCCATGGCGCTTTTCAACAAGGCCAGCTACTTTCCCGTCTCCATGCTGATTGTTTCCTTTATATTGATTTTTTTTTGA